The genomic segment GCGGTGGGGCGCGCGCTCGGCCTGCCGTTCATCACCGGCTCGGATGCGCTCGCGATGTAAGAAAAGGCCCGGCGCAGGGCCGGGCCTTTTCCTCATTTCTTCAGCGCGTCGCGGATCTCGAGAAGCACATCGAGCTCGCTCGGCCCCGTGGGCGCGGCGGGCGCCGGCTCGGGCTTGGCGACGGCCGCGTCTTTCAGCCGGTTGACGCCCTTCACGAGCAGGAACACCACGAAAGCGATGATCAGGAAATTGATCACCGCGGTGATGAACGAGCCATAGGCGAAGACCGGCGCCCCGGCCTCGCGCGCCGCGGCGAGCGAGGCGAATTCGCCCTCGCCGAGGTTGACGAACAGGTTGGAGAAATCGATCCCGCCGGTGATCACACCGATGATCGGGTTGATCAGATCGGCGACGAGCGACGTCACGATCGCGGTGAAGGCCGCGCCGATGATGATACCAACGGCCATGTCCATGACATTGCCTTTGGCGATGAAATCCTTGAACTCTTTGATCATTTACTGCCCCTTAGCAAGCCGCATGGAGAGGCGCGGCGGGTCAGGGTTAACACGAATTTTGCCGGCTCGCATCTTTTCCTTGGGGGGAATTTCTGCTTCGCTTGGCGCAGGAAAAGGAGACCCCCATGGCCGACCTGTCAGATTTCCCGATCACCCGACGCTGGCCCGCGACCCGGCCCGATGTCCTTCAGCTCTACTCGTTGCCCACGCCCAACGGCGTCAAGGTCTCGATCATGCTGGAGGAGATCGGGCTCGACTATGAGCCGCATCTGGTGCGCTTCGATACCAACGACCAGATGACGTCGGAGTTTCTGTCGCTCAACCCGAACAACAAGATCCCCGCGATCCTCGACCCGAGCGGCCCGGGCGGCAAGCCGCTCGGCCTCTTTGAGAGCGGGGCGATCCTGATCTACCTCGCAGAGAAATCGGGGCAGCTTCTGCCGGCGGCGAACCGCTACGAGGTTCTGCAATGGCTGATGTTCCAGATGGGCGGGCTCGGCCCGATGCTGGGGCAGCTCGGCTTCTTCCACACCTTCGCCGGCAAGGAGATCGAGGATCCGCGCCCGAAGGAACGCTATCGGGCGGAGAGCGAGCGGCTCCTGAAGGTGATCGACGGTGCGCTCGCGGGGCGTGAGTGGATCGCGGGGGATTATTCGATCGCGGATATCGCGATCGCGCCCTGGCTGCGGACGCTGCGCGACTTCTACAAGGCGGGCGACCTCACCGGCTGGGACAAGCTCGCCCATGTGCCCGCCTATCTCGAGCGGTTCCTCGCGCGCCCGGCCGTGCAGCGCGGGCTGATGATCCCCAAGCGCGACTGAGCCGCGGGGGCCGGGCGACCGGCCCCGCCAAGCGCGCTCAGCGAGCGCCGGCGCGGCGCAGCGTCACCCCGGCCGAGGCCGCGAGACGGGTGGCGAGCCAGGCCGTCCAGCCCTCGGGTTGGGTGAAGTGATAGCCCTCGCCCTCCGGCATCGGGATCGGGGCGCCGGCTACGCGGGCCCGCGCCTCGGCCCGCGCCGAGAGCACGATCTCCTCGGGCGCGCGCGCCAGCGCGGCTTCGGCGAGTGTCACCGCCTCTTCGCGCGTCAGCGCGGGGTCGAAGAGCTCCACATCCTGATCGGTGCGCGCGATGAACCCGCGCAGCCGCTTTTGCGCCGCGATGATCCGCACCACCGCCTGATCGCGCTGATCCGCGTGGAAATCGAGCTCGAGCGGCAGCGTGCCCTCGAAGGACGCCAGCTCCTCGCGCAGCGATTCGGAGGCCGATTGCAGCTCCGCCGCGACATCATCGTCTTGCAACATGATCTCCGCCTCGCAGGCCGCGATCATCTCCTTGAGCGCCGAGATCCGGTTCAGCGCGATCGCCTCGGCCGCCTCGCAAAAGGCGATATCGCGCGCCGCGCGGCCGATTTCATCCATCGCCGATTCGAGCGGAAACAGCGCCCCCACGGGACGCGCCCCCGCATAGAGACGGCCGGCTTTGATCCAATTCGTATCCTGAAGCATGTTGACATCCCGCGCTAAGTTGATGCGTCGAGACTGTCACAGCAGGGTGAACAAGAAGTGAACAACACGCCCGCGTGTTCTTTTTATGTTCACCCTGTCGCGGCCCGGTCAGGCCGGCTGGCGGATGATCTTGCACAGCGGCTCAAAGAGCGCGCCATTCGCCGCGATCACCGAGCCCGAGCCGAAAATATCGCGATCTTCGCGCACCGGGCCGATGAAACCGCCGGCTTCCTTGACGAGAATCAGCCCCGCCGCGATATCCCAGGGCTGGATGCCGCGCTCCCAATAGCCGTCGTAGCGGCCCGCCGCCACATAGGCCAGATCGAGCGCCGCCGAGCCAAACCGCCGCACGCCCGCGCAGACCGGCATCAGCCGCGCGAGGTCTTGCAGCGTCGCCGGCAGGGTCGATTTGCCGCCAAAGGGCACGCCCGTCGCGAAGATCGATTCGATCATCTGCCGCCGCCCCGACACCCGCAGACGGGTCTCGTTCATGAAGGCGCCGAGGCCCTTTTCGGCGTAATAAAGCTCATCCTTGGCCGCGTCGAACACCACCCCGGCGACCACCTCGCCCTTGTGCTCGAGCGCGATCGACACCGCCCAATGCGGCAGGCCGTGGAGGAAGTTCGTGGTGCCATCGAGCGGGTCGACGATCCAGCGCCGGGTCGGGTCTTCGCCCGCATCCTCGCCGGTTTCCTCGCCAAGCCAGCCATAGCCCGGACGCGCGCCGCGCAGCTCTTCCTTGATGATCCGCTCCGCCTCACGATCGGCCTTCGAGACGAAATCGCCCGGGCCCTTCGACGAGACCTGCAGGTTCTCGACCTCACGGAAATCCTTGACCAGCGCCCGGCCCGCCTTGCGGGCGGCCTTGATCATCAGGTTGAGATTTGCGCTACCTTGCATGGGCGGACTCCTTTGGCTCAAGCGCCTCGCTTACACGGGCGCGGCTTGGATTCCAAGGGCTTTGGCGCGCCGGGCTCACGCGCGCTGGAGTTTCACCGGCTCGGTCCGCGCCAGCCGCAGGAAATGCGCCATGAAGGGCTCGGTCGCATCCTCGGCGCGCGTCGCGGCATAGAGGCGCTTGGTCAGCCCCGCCTCGGTCACCCGCCGCGTGATGTAATCGGGCTGATATTTCACCTCGCGCAGCACCCAATCGGGCAGAACCGACACCCCCCGCCCCGCCGCCACCAGCATCAAGATCACCGCGGTCAGCTCGACCTGCCGATGCGCCTTCGGCTCGACCCGCGCGGGCGTGAGCAGCATCGAGAACACATCCGAGCGCGCCCGGTCGACCGGATAGGTGATCAGCGTCTGATCGGCGAAATCCTCGGCCACGACAAAGTTCTTCTGCGCCAGCGGGCTCGTCGAAGCGGCGATGAAGGTCGGCGAATAATCGAAGAGCGGGTTGAAGGTGACGCCCTCGATCTTCTCCGGGTCCGAGGAAATCACCAGATCGACCTCCTCGCGTTCGAGCGCGGTCATCGCCTGGAAGGCGAGCCCCGGGCGGATGTCGATGTCGATATCGGGCCAGGCGCGGCGGAACTGTTCGAGCACCGGAAAGAGCCAGTCGAAACAGGCGTGGCATTCGATCGCGATATGCAACCGCCCTGCGCGGCCCTGGCGCAGCGCCTCGAACTCGGCCTCGGTCGCGGCGAGCTCGGGCAGCACCCGCTCGGCCAGCCGCAACAGCTTCATCCCCGCCGCCGAGAGCCGCAGGGGCTTCGAGCGGCGCACGAACAGCTCGACCCCCGCCTGATCCTCGAGCCCCTTCACCTGATGGCTCAGCGCCGATTGGGTGATATGCAAGATATCCGCCGCGCGCGCGAGCCCGCCCGCATCATGGATCGCCTTGATCGTGCGCAGATGTCGAAACTCGAGGTGCATCTTGTTGCCCGGCTCATAACCTTCTTGAAGTTTATGAATTTGTCTCACATCCGCGAATCTGGCACAAGGGGCCCAACGAAAGGAACCCGCCATGACCACGCCGAAGATCAGCTTTGAATTCTTCCCCCCCCAGACGCTCGACGCCTCGTTCCGTCTGTGGGAGACCGCGCAGGTCCTGGCGCCGATGAAACCCTCTTTTGTTTCCGTGACTTACGGCGCCGGTGGCACCACCCGCAAGCTCACCCACGAAGCCGTCGGCACGATCCACAAGAACTACGGCCTCAATGTCGCGGCGCATCTGACCTGCGTCGAGGCGACCCGCGCCGAGACGCTCGAGATCGTCAATTCCTACGCCGAGGTCGGCGTGACCGAGATCGTGGCGCTGCGCGGCGACCCGCCGAAGGGCGCGGCCCGCTTCACCCCCCACCCGGAGGGGTTTGAAAGCTCCGTCGCGCTGATCGAGGCCCTGGCCGAGGATGGCCGCTTCACGATCCGCTGCGGCGCCTACCCCGAGCCGCACCCCGAGGCCGCTGACCCCCTCGCCGATGTCCGCTGGCTCAAGCGCAAATGCGAAGCCGGCGCCACCTCGGCGATCACCCAGTTCTTCTTCGAGGCCGAAACCTTCTTCCGCTTCCGCGACGCCTGCGAGAAGGAAGGGATCACCGCGAAGATCATCCCGGGCATCCTGCCGATCCAGTCGTGGAAAGGCGCCAAAGCCTTCGCCCAGCGCTGCGGCACCTCGATCCCGGCTTGGGTCGAAGAGGCCTTCGAGGCCGCCACCCGCGATGGCCGCGAGGAGCTTCTGGCGACCGCGCTCTGCTCGGAGCTCTGCGACAACCTGATCCAGGGCGGCGTCGAGGATCTGCATTTCTACACCCTCAACCGCCCGCAGATGACCCGCGATGTCTGCCACGCGCTCGGCGTGGCGCCGGAGGTCAAACTCTCGAACGTCGCATGACAAAGGGGCCTTCGGGCCCCTTTTGACGTTACGGCATTTTCGCAGCGCCTTCCCCTCGGCCACGGCGTCGCTACGCTGCCCGAAAGGGAGGACCACCATGACCAGATTTGCCGAAAGCCCCGCCGATTTTCTGCCCCTCGAGGCGATCAAACAGTATTCCGGCCTTGAATACATGCAGAAAATGCTCGCCG from the Rhodobacter xanthinilyticus genome contains:
- a CDS encoding glutathione S-transferase N-terminal domain-containing protein; amino-acid sequence: MADLSDFPITRRWPATRPDVLQLYSLPTPNGVKVSIMLEEIGLDYEPHLVRFDTNDQMTSEFLSLNPNNKIPAILDPSGPGGKPLGLFESGAILIYLAEKSGQLLPAANRYEVLQWLMFQMGGLGPMLGQLGFFHTFAGKEIEDPRPKERYRAESERLLKVIDGALAGREWIAGDYSIADIAIAPWLRTLRDFYKAGDLTGWDKLAHVPAYLERFLARPAVQRGLMIPKRD
- a CDS encoding LysR family transcriptional regulator; translation: MHLEFRHLRTIKAIHDAGGLARAADILHITQSALSHQVKGLEDQAGVELFVRRSKPLRLSAAGMKLLRLAERVLPELAATEAEFEALRQGRAGRLHIAIECHACFDWLFPVLEQFRRAWPDIDIDIRPGLAFQAMTALEREEVDLVISSDPEKIEGVTFNPLFDYSPTFIAASTSPLAQKNFVVAEDFADQTLITYPVDRARSDVFSMLLTPARVEPKAHRQVELTAVILMLVAAGRGVSVLPDWVLREVKYQPDYITRRVTEAGLTKRLYAATRAEDATEPFMAHFLRLARTEPVKLQRA
- a CDS encoding inositol monophosphatase family protein, yielding MQGSANLNLMIKAARKAGRALVKDFREVENLQVSSKGPGDFVSKADREAERIIKEELRGARPGYGWLGEETGEDAGEDPTRRWIVDPLDGTTNFLHGLPHWAVSIALEHKGEVVAGVVFDAAKDELYYAEKGLGAFMNETRLRVSGRRQMIESIFATGVPFGGKSTLPATLQDLARLMPVCAGVRRFGSAALDLAYVAAGRYDGYWERGIQPWDIAAGLILVKEAGGFIGPVREDRDIFGSGSVIAANGALFEPLCKIIRQPA
- the mscL gene encoding large conductance mechanosensitive channel protein MscL, with translation MIKEFKDFIAKGNVMDMAVGIIIGAAFTAIVTSLVADLINPIIGVITGGIDFSNLFVNLGEGEFASLAAAREAGAPVFAYGSFITAVINFLIIAFVVFLLVKGVNRLKDAAVAKPEPAPAAPTGPSELDVLLEIRDALKK
- the metF gene encoding methylenetetrahydrofolate reductase [NAD(P)H] — its product is MTTPKISFEFFPPQTLDASFRLWETAQVLAPMKPSFVSVTYGAGGTTRKLTHEAVGTIHKNYGLNVAAHLTCVEATRAETLEIVNSYAEVGVTEIVALRGDPPKGAARFTPHPEGFESSVALIEALAEDGRFTIRCGAYPEPHPEAADPLADVRWLKRKCEAGATSAITQFFFEAETFFRFRDACEKEGITAKIIPGILPIQSWKGAKAFAQRCGTSIPAWVEEAFEAATRDGREELLATALCSELCDNLIQGGVEDLHFYTLNRPQMTRDVCHALGVAPEVKLSNVA